In one Acomys russatus chromosome 15, mAcoRus1.1, whole genome shotgun sequence genomic region, the following are encoded:
- the Loricrin gene encoding LOW QUALITY PROTEIN: loricrin (The sequence of the model RefSeq protein was modified relative to this genomic sequence to represent the inferred CDS: deleted 1 base in 1 codon), whose translation MSHQKKQPTPCPPVGCGKTSGGGGGGGGGGGGGAGGGGGSSCGGGSSGGGSSCGGGGGGSYGGGSSCGGGGSGGGVKYSGGGSGGSSCGGGYSGGGGGSSCGGGYSGGGSSGSSCGGGYSGGGGGGGSSCGGGSSGSYGGGSSCGGGGGSGGGVKYSGGGGGGGSSCGGGYSGGGGGSSCGGGSGGGGSYCGGGSSGGSSSGSCGGGSGGGKYSGGGGGGGGGSSCGGGYSGGGGSSCGGGGYSGGGGSSCGGGGGGYSGGGGSSCGGGSSGGGGGGSSGSAQQYQCQSYGGGSSGGGYSGGGGSSCGGGSSGGGGSSCGGGYSGGGGSSCGGGSSGGGSSCGGGSYSGGGGGGSCGGGSSGGGGGYYSSQQTSQSSCAPQQSYGGGSSGGGSSCGGGSSGGGCYSSGGSSGGGGGCGGGYSGGGGGCGGGSSGGGGCGGGLSGGGGGSSCGGGSSGGSSSGGGSGGGKGVPVCHQTQQKQAPSWPCK comes from the exons ATGTCTCACCAGAAAAAGCAGCCCACTCCCTGTCCTCCCGTGGGTTGTGGAAAGACctctggtggaggaggaggaggaggaggcggcggcggcggtggcg CGGGTGGGGGCGGTGGCTCCAGCTGCGGAGGTGGCTCCTCTGGCGGAGGCTCCAGCTGCGGAGGTGGAGGCGGTGGCTCCTACGGAGGCGGTTCCAGCTGCGGAGGCGGCGGCTCCGGTGGGGGCGTCAAGTACTCCGGTGGCGGCAGCGGAGGCTCCAGCTGCGGCGGCGGCTACTCCGGGGGCGGCGGTGGCTCCAGCTGCGGAGGCGGCTACTCCGGGGGTGGCAGCAGCGGCTCCAGCTGCGGCGGCGGCTACTccggcgggggcggcggcggcggctccagCTGCGGAGGCGGAAGCAGTGGCTCCTACGGAGGCGGTTCCAGCtgcggaggcggcggcggctccGGTGGGGGAGTCAAGTACTCCGGTGGCGGCGGCGGAGGCGGCTCCAGCTGCGGTGGCGGCTACTCCGGCGGGGGCGGCGGCTCCAGTTGCGGAGGCGGATCCGGAGGCGGTGGCTCCTACTGCGGAGGAGGCTCATCCGGAGGCAGCAGCTCCGGTAGCTGTGGCGGCGGTTCCGGAGGGGGCAAGTActccggcggcggcggcggcggcggcggcggctccagCTGTGGCGGCGGCTACTCCGGCGGCGGCGGCTCcagctgcggcggcggcggctactccggcggcggcggctccagctgcggcggcggcggcggcggctactccggtggtggtggcagcagctgcGGAGGTGGCTCCtccggtggcggcggcggcggctcctcGGGGTCGGCGCAACAGTACCAGTGCCAGAGTTACGGAGGCGGTTCTAGCGGCGGCGGTTACTCCGGGGGCGGGGGCTCCAGCTGCGGAGGTGGCTCCTCCGGCGGCGGCGGCTCCAGCTGCGGCGGCGGCTACTCCGGGGGCGGAGGCTCCAGCTGCGGAGGTGGCTCCTCTGGTGGCGGCTCCAGCTGCGGCGGCGGCAGCTATtccggtggcggcggcggcggcagctgcGGTGGGGGCTCCTCTGGTGGCGGCGGGGGCTACTACTCGTCACAGCAGACCTCCCAGAGCTCCTGCGCCCCGCAGCAGAGCTACGGAGGGGGCTCTTCAGGCGGAGGTAGTAGTTGCGGAGGTGGCTCCTCCGGCGGCGGCTGCTACtccagcggcggcagcagcggagGCGGCGGTGGCTGCGGTGGAGGCTACTCCGGGGGCGGCGGTGGCTGTGGCGGCGGTTCTTCCGGGGGCGGCGGCTGCGGAGGCGGGCTA TCCGGAGGCGGAGGCGGCTCTAGCTGCGGCGGCGGCTCCTCCGGGGGCAGCTCCTCTGGGGGCGGCTCTGGAGGTGGCAAGGGTGTCCCTGTCTGCCACCAgacccagcagaagcaggcaccTTCCTGGCCGTGCAAATAA